ATAACTAGGTATCGTTTCGATAGAGGATAAGTtaagaaaaaatcatttaagatggtatgggCATATGTTAAGGAGACCTCTCGATACGATAGTCAGAAGAGTTAAAATAATTAAAGAtctaaaaaaactttaatagaaactataaataaggatttaagtactctgaacttaactaggcatatgattttttataaatctcaatGACGGTAAAATATTCATATAGTcaaccccaaataattgggacttacggctttattgtttttgttgttgttgttgttgttgttgttgttgtgttgtGCGGGGGCTGGTCATTACTCATTCTAGTAATCTGACTAAAAAAATCACTCAGTAGctcaaatatgcaaaaaaaaaagaaaaaagaaaaagggctATAGTGTAGCATCAACTATTTCTCATAAACATTAAAATTCATTAGCACTGAGAGCAAGATGCCACAAATTAAAAGTCTTCTCGTTATAGTGAACTTGGCAGATTGGCAGTATAACCAGACCTCTTTGTTGTATTGTTTTAGTTTTTTatacaaaaattaatcttttttttctctGGACGTTTGAAGGGTTAAACTCTTCTTCTTGTTAAACATTTTATTGGCCTATACTATCTATGTTTTGTACAAATTTTTGATATTAATAGGTCAATTATCTGACATGCTAACCTCATCAGGTTCGCTTTATAGTAACCAGAAACGTTCTTCAGTCAGATTCAAGAATTCACAAGCATTTTGTTATCAGAGGTTCACCACATAGCTACCATGTGAACAAAGCTGGAGATGAGGAAGATCTGAACATGACTTTCCATCTACATACATCTCATCGGAATAAAATTCTGATGTAAGTTCCTTAGCTGTTTATGAATTGAAACATATCTTTTCTTGACCAAAAAATTCTTGTTATTCCTTTAAGAGAGATTATGATCTTCGATTTCCTGATAAGTTGACCTTTTGTAATTGATTATATTTCTTCCTCTGATAAATGGTAGTGATTAAGAAAGAGACAAGATATTGTAAGTCTACTTATTTTAGATGAAGTGATTCCTTTTTATTGGATGAATAGCTATTTATTTTTCTATCCTTTAAATATCCTCTTGGTCATGTTTGTCAACTTTCGCATGGATGAGTATGACAGTATCCTTCTTTGTGCTTTTGAGTTTCAACTAGTATGATAGGGTCCTCAAAATGGTACTTTTTCCACCATTTAGAAGCTCTTGGATTTTATAGGTCATGACCTATCATCATAATGTCCAATGTGTCAGGCTATTCTTATTGCACAGACCTCTAACCCATCTGTCCTCGAATCCCCCATGTATCCGTTTCTATAACCAGGATATTATTGGCTTGGACAATAATGAGACTTGCCTCTTATGAGAACTCTGATCCTTAGATATGAAGCCTTTTGTTAAGTTTATCAGGTTGATCATTATGTTGCATTTATGAAGGGAAAACATTTGTTAAGTCTTATTGTGATATAGTGCTACATCATCATTAAGCAGTCATTCCATTAACTCACAACTAGAACGCATGTGCTATCCAGTTATTCGCTTGAACTGACTGAAGATGTGTCTCACTTGCACACCCAGCTCATAAAATTCACCGATCTTCTGCTATATGTGGTGtttcttaatttgcttaccatctAGTTTCCCATTTTCAGGCAATTAAAGCATGACTGCAATTTTTTGGAAGAAGCAGGCATCACACATTACTCTCTTTTGCTGGGAATGCATATTTGTTCAACACCTTTTGAAGCTGCTCTTCAAGTTCGCCACTCTCCGCGATATTCAACAGGTAAACTTATGTTGTATGTTCTCTTTCACAaaacaaaaagggaaagaaaaaagaaaaagaagttggAAGGGTAACCTTTGTTCTGAGTGGACTTTCTCAAAAGATCATGCAAGGGCATTATGATTTTGCCAAGCAAAGGGCAGAACAAAAGGGTATGGTTAGCTCTTTGAAATGTGGTTAACTTCATCTGGACCACCTTTATTGGTGAGAAATCAGTGGTCTAGTGAAATGAGTTAACTGTCTTGAATAGAGTGGTTATAGCTAGTGACCTCAATCCTTTTAATATGAGCAGATACTATAGCCCAATGCCGGAGTCTTTGATGTCTTTTTGGCTTAGCAATATGCACACAACTGGGTTAAATTCATATGCAAGTGATGATGTCACTCCTAGTTGGGTTTAGGTATCATTTAAAAATACCCATATCGAATCATGAGCATGGAGTTTAACATAGACCAACCATTTTATGTCAGATTGAGTCAATGGGCTAGATTTGCCTTTAGTTTCAAGCAAGATTAAATATCAAATGTTCCCATATGTGCTGACCAGTATTTAATTACCAGTCTGAACAGTAGTGGTACATGtacacatttttatttttttactgtaTTCAACGATATCAGATGGTATGAGTTGGTGTACCATCTAGCATATAGGTATCagcttcataggtcatcaaaacaGATAAAAGTTTGGATTATAAAACATTGGTTTCAAGTTGACCATGGTTTAGATTTGGTCCATATTTGAAGTATAAATCTTGTACCAAGTCCTTGTTaccaaatatttcaaataatcTAGGTGTTAAAGTATAATGACTGAAACAAATGAAAGGAAATAAGCAAAGAAAACACTGAGAGGAAACAAGAAAGAAATGAACCATATGGTAAAACAGTAATAGAAACTTAAAAAGAGTTGGACAtcctaaaaatctaaaaaaaaaaaaatcaaagaattaTAAAAGTGTTCAGTTATATTAGCTCAAATGATACGAATCACGTTTGTAACTATCAAGTTCAATATTTGGCAGCTGTCAAATCCGTTTTTGGCTGGGCCACTTCCCTGTCCTTGTTGATCGGTATCTGGAATTCTTAGTTGCAGTTAACTTTTTAACTTGGATAATTGTTGATTGCTTATCTTTACAAGTTTCCATTTTGTGCAGATTAATGTTAGTTTGGtactttgatgggggaattataaCCATGCATAATCATATTGTAGTCATAAACAGTTGAAATAAGAGGTCCAGCGGATACTCTATGCAGGTTCAGCTGATTGCAGTGAGAGTTCAGATGGACCTGAATCGGAGCATGGTGATGCAGATCAAGATTTGTCATCTGATGATGATACAACATCATCCTGCTCTACAGAGTAAATTATCTTTGCCACTCTTTTCCTTCAAGGGAATATATCGATGAGTTCTTCAATTCAAGTCGAGCATTCTTTTTCTGGACTAGGAAGATTGTTTGTTGATTATGTgataattttctttctctttgagcattttagagcatgcaagctatttATTGGAATTGGATGGATTTTGTGGCCTACTGGTTAGATGGATTTGTTTCTGGTGTATCTAAGCTCTACTTGTGCTAGGCTCTCTCTAATGTTAGCTGTGATTTTGTTGCAGAACTGAAGATAGACTTGGTGTCAAGATGGCAGCCCGGGCAGTTGGCTTCCGGAAAAGGGAAAGCAATGTGGTATCAACTCATACGGCAGGGACAGTGCAACCCAACAATGTGAACCTATTCTTTGGGATAACTGATATTCTTCAACATTACAGCGTGCGTAAGCACATAGAACACGTTTTGAAGTCTCTGCAAACGGACCATCCATCAGTCTCAGGAGTAAATCCCAAAGGGTATTCGACTCATTTTCAGGAATGCGTCTCCAAAATATTTccagaaaatgattttgatatcaaCATGCTATAGATGATCTATCTGAGACAACCACGAGATGGAGAAAGTATATACAATGCTACAACAGCCTTCATTACATGTGGACAAATTTtactttgaaaattattttatgcACATGTATATGGCACTGGAGGATCTATTCATAATAATAAACTGTGTTAGGTCATTAACGCTGCATGTAATCGGTTTACAATATGGCTGAGCTTTATTTATGCCTCTGGACGAACTGGTATGAGATCTTGGAGATAACATGTTTTGGATTTGTTGTTATGACTTATGAATCATCCACAAAAGTAGAAATTGATAACAATAGTACTTGTCAAACTCGGTGCAGTCAGATGAACATTGTGATATCAGAGTCGAACGTCGAAATCTAATCAAACTGTCGGTTTTGGTCTTTTCACAATGACCTATTTTGAGTCTGCAGAATCACAAAGGTTGAACATGTTAAATGTGAGGATCTCTTTTGCTCTTAGCTGTTTCAGGATTAGATCTCATGTCGGTGGAGATCTATTAGTGTATGGACAGTGAAACAAAGCTCTGCAGTCCAACGGACTGAGAGTGACTGCACGATGTGAACTGCGGAAGAAAACATAATAATACGTGcctcttctattatttcttttcTACATATTTTGATTATTAGTTAGTTTTCCGCTTGATGACCATTTTTTTGGCACAGACAACAATAGAAATTAAGCCATTTAAATTCAGAAATTTTGAATGCTTGATTGGAGAAATCTCCCATCAAGCATTACCGTCTTTCTTGTTGATCGTCTTCCTTGAGACTGCAATTGACTGCTGGGATGAGGTTTAGAATGATGTTCTGGTtatgaaatcaaaatataatttgAATTTCCTATTAACTTACTTTCTTTTAggttaaaaaacaaaaaggataaaattatttttatttttttttttaaatagaatATCATAATTTCACCGTAATTAATatgtaaataatatatatatatatatatatatatatatatatatatataatacttgtAAAGATTAATATTAATATGTGGAAGAAAGAGCAGCCGCACACACATTTCCAGAAAATGTAAAACACAGTACCGAGCACAATAAAAATAATCCAACTCTACGAAAGAGTTGATGCGAGTGAGGATTAGCCTAAACAACCTTTTCCCATGTGGGAGCCGTGCGATGTTCCCACCGCTAAGAACTCCTAAACTGTACTTGCTGGCAGTGAGAACCAATGGGAACTTGTGTGCAGCTTTGTTGTGTTCCATTCCCACTGCTTGTTTAAGTTGTGGATGATCCAAACCCCAACAACAAAGTACACACAACTGTATCGTGTGCAGCAGAATAATCCTCAGGTTCTGCTGCCACCATTCTGAAACCCTCGTTCCTGGCTGAAAGATATCCTTTCTTTGAGCGACTGTGTGCGCAGGTCCAGCTTTATTCTtctatacttttgcattaaagaaCAGTGGAAGAGCTGCGAGGAGAGCTAGCTTTCAGAATGGGTGTGTCAGTGCATCCGCCTTGTTACTTGGAACTCTAAGCTCGCCCCATTAGGGTTGTGACGCATGGACGTAGACATCTTTTCCCAACGCCAACGCCAACTCCAGATTGGGTACCGATGGCTGTTTTATCACTCTTCGACTGTGCAACATCGATGGCATGCATCGGGAAAGGAAGGGGGCGTTGGAATTTGCGGAGTGCCGACCAGTGGGACAAATGCCTAATTGCGAACAAAAGCTCAGTTAATTGCGTGGATATATAAACAGAGCGAGAGAGGATGACGAAGAGAATCGATTCAAACGTGGGCAACAGCTTTAGCACGTGTAGGGAAGCCGAAACGCCCACTTGAggcattagggttagggttagggttagggttttttcTGGAGTGGTgatgcagctgctgctgctgcgtggAAGATAATGATGTGGGCTACTCAAAATTCAAAAGGCAACGCTTTTTGGTAGAAGgcttgccttgttttgcgccggtCATTTCAATTCAGTGAATGGAGGGGTAGCACTTAGCACGCGATGCCATTGATGACAGCTACCAGCGCAACATGAGAGACTACAGCTGACCTTGCTGTAGGATGACAAGGCGATGCCTATGTTCATGTTCTTCATAAGAACACGTCAGAGTAGGTTATTACAGTCTGCATCGAGTTGCGTACAGAAGAGGAAGGGCAGATACTGTAGGTGTGCACAGTGCATCATGTAGAACTGGCTGCAAGGTTAACCCCACGTAACCTTTTAGAACATTTACCTGTAATCGTTTGTCAAGCTAAAGAGGGAAGGCTATATACATCCCCCACTTTTCCCTCAGTAGGCGGAAGAACATAGGCAAAGAACAACTGATCCTCGAAGCACCAAAGGTTTGAGCACAACAATACAATGGATAGACGAGAAATATAGCAGCAAGCATAACCAACAGGATTCAATAGCCAGAAACAAGCAGGCAAGAAAAGTTGAAATGTGGAGTAATGTTCACAATAAAACTAGGATCatgacttgtatatatatatatacacattaacATAAGCTCCGAATACATTATTACCATCATTTGGAGAAGAACAAAAAGTCTGTATGTGAGCAAGCATCAAACTATGAGCACGTTCTCTTGGTTCGTCAAATTCTACTGTCAGCTGGGATCTTCCTTCTAGATTTAAGATATCGGTAGTGCAATTCAAGTTCACCAATGCTTCATAGCTGGAGAAATTTCAAATCGCAGTATGATGGAGATAGATTTACCTGTAGGAAGACCAGCCAAAATTTGACACCATTTCAGAGGAGAACAAGGATGTGCAACACTAGATTAAGACGCAAAACCGAAGTGCTGACTTTTAATTGACTGACTAGAATTGCCATTCTATAGAAAGAAAAAGCAGCAGACATTGAGCTTAAAGCATCATCTGACAAGCACAAGATCTCCCCATATGGCAGCACTAAGAGAAGCCAACAGATGCTGTGCTGCTAACCAGTCCATAATTCAGTGATTCGTTTAAAAGAGAAGAGAATGCAAATTGATTGATACAAGTaacgaaaagaaaagaaaaggaaaaaatcatGGCAATGGATCAATTACTTGCTCGATAAAACATGGAAACAACCAAAGAAAGAAGACGATGGTATAGTGACTTTATTGGTCAGTGAAAGTGCAAGTTCAAGTTCTTATTTAGAGAGTAGAAATCAACTGCCCTTCCAATTCTCTTGGTAAGCTCACATATGTGATGATGTTTCCGTAAACGAGTGAGGTTGGTTAGTGCAATCATCTaccttaaagaaaaaaaaaatgaaacagaTAAATGGCCATcaccattaataaaaaacttgtTGATCAAGTAAAGAAGCAATATTAACGAAAATATGTGCCAATTTATTTCCAATATCAACATCTTAACAATTTTAAGTAAGCACTGAGAACATTGATAGTTAAGCTTACACAGTAAATGGAAGTTTATCAGATGGCACAATGTTGTCTTTACTGCTTGCAAGAAAACACTGAAGAATTTATAAGATATTGAAATATTCACACTTAACCATTACACAAGCAAGCCATAGATCTTCAAAAAACTTATACACACCGGAAAGATCTGCAATTAGTAAGATGGAAAACATCTGCAGCATTGAACTCCATGAAAGAAAGTACAACAACAAAATGATGCTTTCTTTAGCCACCCTCGTTAAAAACGAAAAACAAAAAAGAGCCACTTCTGTTCTTGTCTCCACTTCTGTTCTTGTCTAAGTTTTGATGCTTACGGACTGCTTTTGTTCATGCAAGTACAAAGGattctgataaaaaaaaaagctcaAACAAGGCATAATATGATTACTTTCGTGGGCTTAACCTGTACTGAACCATACAGCTTCTCCCTTACCATAAAACCCTCGTGACAAAGCTCCAGGAGCTTGAAGCAAGAGAACGTGCTCACCGTAAACGATTGGTCTCCTTGTGGAGGACATGCACTAGAAAGAGCATGGTACTATGAATCTAAtgaaagctttagttaattttgGTTGCGCTTGATGAGTTTGGAAGATATTTCCCAAAAAAACACCCCTCGGTGAGGAAGCACAAAGCTTGCATGTTAATTTTCCATGGAGGAAACCAAAGAATCGAGCAgatcaaagcaagcacggtgaagTCTAGCAATCAAACTGTCTAAAttctgaaatcacacacaaaacgATTCCTTGACTTGCCCAAGTTTGCATCCACAGAAACATGTTTCCGAGCCTTGCCTTGCACAAGGATTACACTCACACAAAGCTCGTTCACTGTCGAACAAGATTTCAGATCAAGAACTCACAAACACCACGACATACAGAAAAAGGTGTGTCTGCGGCCAAAAAACAGAGAAAAGGTTGCATCGCACCAATCAAATACTCTTCTCGGAAGAGCATGGTCAACTTGTAAAAGTATCTGTGATTCGGATGAACATGCAGATATCCCGAACAAAGAGACGGAGAACACATCCTTTGCACGGGGGTGGTAGATAAGGGAGCTCCCTTCAGTCCAAGCAAAGACGGCATGGGATCAGACTTACCTCCCGCATCATTCACTCATGTGCCGAGCAAAAACCCTAGTTTGCCGGGCATGTGGATGAATGAGTCGGCAGCTAATCAAAGTCCCATAGCCACCCATGAGTGGACTGAAGGAAGCTCTCTTCGCAAATCCCATGTCAAAAACACCGTCGATGGAATCCACAGAACCAACCTCACAAGGAAAAGACGGATCAAACACTAAGCCACATCGATTCTTCCTGAAGAAAGTCGAAAGCCGAGGAGTAGGAGAAACCAGCAAAAAAGGGAAagcgggggagagagagagagaggaacacaGATCAAGATCCTTCAATCCACCAAGCAATCTCCCGACTTAGAGATCCCGCAAGAGGTCCTTAAATAGCCAAGAACTTGGCTGATATCACATCGATCATATAAATAATCACATAAAACGCAATGCGGTGGTACTCATCCAATGTTCCGTCTAAAACGAGCTCTCCTGCCAATTACCACCAAAAACTTATAGATTAGTGAGGCATAA
This Musa acuminata AAA Group cultivar baxijiao chromosome BXJ1-2, Cavendish_Baxijiao_AAA, whole genome shotgun sequence DNA region includes the following protein-coding sequences:
- the LOC135607182 gene encoding phosphatidylinositol 4-phosphate 5-kinase 2-like, giving the protein MERKLVLSEQEPSYLDFTSTSSLLLWCSIDSEGTHTEFQWTDYSAAVFRNLQEFDEINFDDYSDSMRRRETLKLLFSNKKNVTSLRLPHDDRFILKIISKSQMKVFLEMLPKYYQHVKSYMNTLIANFYGIHVVKPRGGQKVRFIVTRNVLQSDSRIHKHFVIRGSPHSYHVNKAGDEEDLNMTFHLHTSHRNKILMQLKHDCNFLEEAGITHYSLLLGMHICSTPFEAALQVRHSPRYSTGSADCSESSDGPESEHGDADQDLSSDDDTTSSCSTETEDRLGVKMAARAVGFRKRESNVVSTHTAGTVQPNNVNLFFGITDILQHYSVRKHIEHVLKSLQTDHPSVSGVNPKGYSTHFQECVSKIFPENDFDINML